A section of the Sphingomonas ginsenosidivorax genome encodes:
- the gatB gene encoding Asp-tRNA(Asn)/Glu-tRNA(Gln) amidotransferase subunit GatB, with translation MTETYTIRGETGDWEVVVGLEVHAQVTSNAKLFSGAATAFGAEPNTQVSLVDAAMPGMLPVPNRECIRQAVRTGMAIEAQINRWSRFDRKNYFYADLPQGYQISQLYHPLVGEGAIDISLDDKNPDATGKRIGVERIHVEQDAGKLMHDQHPTQSYVDLNRSGVALMEIVSKPDLASPAEAGAYLRKLRSILRYVGSCDGNMEEGSMRADVNVSVRKAGDELGTRTETKNVNSVRFVMAVVEQEAKRQVEVLEAGGKIQQETRLYDPDRNETRSMRSKEDAHDYRYFPDPDLLPLELDDAFLEECRASLPELPDAKRARYEALGITTYQAAVLTAEVEAARWFDALLDAGVKPAAAANWTTSELFGALNRTGKDIANSPVSPAQAAELLGLVADGTLSGSLAKQVFEVMLETGDGAAKVVEDRGLKQTSDTGAIEKVIAEVMAANADKVADYRGGKDKLFGFFVGQTMKAMGGKANPAVVNDLLKTALG, from the coding sequence ATGACCGAGACTTATACAATCCGCGGCGAAACCGGCGACTGGGAGGTCGTGGTCGGCCTCGAAGTCCATGCGCAGGTGACGTCGAACGCGAAGCTCTTCTCGGGCGCGGCCACCGCGTTCGGTGCGGAGCCGAACACGCAGGTCAGCCTGGTCGACGCGGCGATGCCGGGGATGCTGCCGGTGCCGAACCGCGAATGCATCCGACAGGCGGTGCGCACGGGGATGGCGATCGAGGCGCAGATCAACCGCTGGTCGCGGTTCGATCGCAAGAACTATTTCTACGCCGATCTGCCGCAGGGCTATCAGATCAGCCAGCTCTATCATCCGCTGGTCGGCGAGGGCGCGATCGACATCAGCCTCGACGACAAGAACCCCGACGCGACCGGCAAGCGGATCGGTGTCGAACGGATCCATGTCGAGCAGGACGCGGGCAAGCTGATGCACGACCAGCATCCGACCCAGTCCTATGTCGATCTCAACCGCTCGGGCGTCGCGCTGATGGAGATCGTCTCCAAGCCCGACCTGGCTTCGCCTGCGGAAGCAGGGGCTTACCTGCGGAAGTTGCGCTCGATCCTGCGCTATGTCGGCAGCTGCGACGGCAACATGGAAGAAGGTTCGATGCGCGCCGACGTCAATGTCAGTGTTCGGAAAGCCGGCGACGAGCTCGGCACGCGGACCGAGACGAAGAACGTCAATTCGGTCCGCTTCGTGATGGCGGTGGTCGAGCAGGAGGCCAAGCGGCAGGTCGAGGTGCTCGAGGCCGGCGGCAAGATCCAGCAGGAAACGCGGCTCTACGACCCCGATCGCAACGAGACGCGCTCGATGCGGTCGAAGGAGGACGCGCATGATTACCGCTACTTCCCCGATCCCGATCTGTTGCCGCTGGAACTGGACGACGCGTTTCTCGAGGAATGCCGGGCGAGCCTGCCCGAACTGCCCGATGCGAAGCGTGCGCGCTACGAGGCGCTCGGTATCACGACCTATCAGGCGGCGGTGCTGACGGCCGAGGTCGAGGCGGCACGCTGGTTCGATGCGCTGCTCGACGCAGGCGTGAAGCCGGCGGCGGCGGCGAACTGGACGACGTCGGAGCTGTTCGGCGCGCTCAACCGGACGGGCAAGGATATCGCCAACTCGCCGGTCAGCCCTGCGCAGGCGGCGGAACTGCTCGGGCTGGTCGCCGACGGCACGCTGTCGGGGAGTCTGGCCAAGCAGGTGTTCGAGGTGATGCTCGAGACCGGGGACGGCGCCGCCAAGGTGGTCGAGGACCGCGGGCTCAAGCAGACCAGCGATACCGGCGCGATCGAAAAGGTCATCGCCGAGGTGATGGCCGCGAACGCCGACAAGGTCGCGGACTACCGCGGCGGCAAGGACAAGCTGTTCGGCTTCTTCGTCGGTCAGACGATGAAGGCGATGGGCGGCAAGGCGAACCCGGCGGTGGTCAACGACCTGTTGAAGACGGCACTGGGGTAA
- a CDS encoding SIMPL domain-containing protein (The SIMPL domain is named for its presence in mouse protein SIMPL (signalling molecule that associates with mouse pelle-like kinase). Bacterial member BP26, from Brucella, was shown to assemble into a channel-like structure, while YggE from E. coli has been associated with resistance to oxidative stress.) encodes MATLVAAALAAAGATPVTVEIVASGHVDTPASAYRVSGSLLACGATQGEADRLLAQKTAAIDQSVAALGAKKAQGAEKPSLTGMVASFMATRTASECNSDMTALLALPGAGKSPAKTSDATDGPKLGANASLSFDAPDRATAARVIAALKAADAKPSDAVIPVLVDDTAARRAAKQQALVKARTEADAYAAPLALGRVTLAAISERQDIGSVDYLGLMLRSFGLPMTTATDMVATDVTLTVTFRLEPR; translated from the coding sequence ATGGCGACGCTGGTCGCAGCGGCGCTGGCCGCCGCGGGCGCGACCCCGGTCACGGTCGAGATCGTCGCGTCGGGGCATGTCGACACCCCGGCCTCGGCGTACCGCGTGTCGGGCAGCCTGCTCGCGTGCGGGGCGACGCAAGGCGAGGCGGACCGGCTGCTCGCGCAGAAGACCGCCGCAATCGACCAGTCGGTGGCGGCGCTCGGTGCGAAGAAGGCGCAAGGGGCGGAGAAGCCGTCGCTGACCGGAATGGTCGCGTCGTTCATGGCGACGCGGACCGCGAGCGAATGCAACAGCGACATGACTGCGCTGCTGGCTCTGCCCGGTGCCGGCAAGTCGCCGGCCAAGACCAGCGATGCGACGGACGGGCCGAAGCTCGGCGCGAACGCCAGCCTGTCGTTCGACGCGCCGGACCGCGCGACCGCGGCGCGAGTCATCGCGGCGCTGAAGGCGGCGGATGCCAAGCCGTCCGACGCGGTGATCCCGGTCCTGGTCGACGATACCGCGGCGCGCCGCGCGGCCAAGCAGCAGGCACTGGTCAAGGCGCGGACCGAGGCCGACGCCTATGCCGCGCCGCTCGCGCTGGGGCGCGTGACGCTGGCGGCGATCAGCGAGCGGCAGGACATCGGCTCGGTCGACTATCTCGGCCTGATGCTGCGATCGTTCGGGCTGCCGATGACGACCGCGACGGACATGGTGGCGACGGACGTCACGCTGACCGTGACGTTCCGGCTGGAGCCGCGCTAG
- a CDS encoding TorF family putative porin: MYDLRRVALLGVFAAAATPAFAQDTAPPAPVTVTGAVTLATDYRLRGVSQSDKDGAIQGGLTIAHQSGVYVGAWGSNLSGWGTFGGSNMELDLIGGYKHKLADNATLDVGLTWYMYPGGASKTDYAEGFAKLSGTTGPATLTASVFYAPSQQALGKWYRTGADAAAGVYTDAGDKEDNLYLTGDGAVAIAGTPLTAKAHIGHSWGNDGLGPNATSAAPTGDYWDWSLGADATYKNLTLNVSYVDTDITRRSAAYLQPSFSHGQDGTGSIADGTIVASLTAAF, from the coding sequence ATGTACGACCTTCGACGTGTTGCGCTGCTCGGTGTGTTTGCCGCGGCCGCGACGCCTGCCTTTGCCCAGGATACCGCACCGCCCGCGCCCGTGACCGTCACCGGCGCGGTGACTCTTGCCACCGACTATCGCCTGCGCGGCGTGTCGCAGAGCGACAAGGACGGTGCGATCCAGGGCGGCCTGACGATCGCGCACCAGAGCGGCGTCTATGTCGGCGCCTGGGGCTCGAACCTGTCGGGCTGGGGGACGTTCGGCGGCTCGAACATGGAGCTCGACCTGATCGGCGGCTACAAGCACAAGCTTGCCGACAACGCGACGCTCGACGTCGGGCTGACCTGGTACATGTATCCGGGCGGCGCGTCGAAGACCGACTATGCCGAGGGGTTCGCCAAGCTGTCGGGGACGACCGGGCCGGCGACGCTGACCGCCAGCGTGTTCTACGCGCCGTCGCAGCAGGCGCTGGGCAAATGGTATCGTACCGGCGCAGATGCCGCCGCGGGGGTCTATACCGACGCCGGCGACAAGGAGGACAACCTCTACCTGACCGGCGATGGCGCGGTCGCGATCGCCGGCACGCCGCTGACCGCCAAGGCGCATATCGGGCATAGCTGGGGCAATGACGGGCTCGGCCCCAACGCGACCAGCGCGGCGCCGACCGGCGATTACTGGGATTGGTCGCTCGGCGCGGATGCCACGTACAAAAATCTGACGCTCAACGTGAGTTACGTCGACACCGACATCACGCGTCGCAGTGCCGCCTATCTGCAGCCGAGCTTCAGCCACGGCCAGGACGGCACCGGATCGATCGCCGACGGCACGATCGTCGCCTCGCTCACCGCCGCCTTCTGA
- the kdpF gene encoding K(+)-transporting ATPase subunit F, with product MNLDLWLAAIVALGLLFYLVAVLIRPERF from the coding sequence ATGAATCTCGACCTCTGGCTCGCCGCGATCGTCGCGCTCGGGCTGCTCTTCTACCTCGTGGCGGTGCTGATCCGTCCCGAACGCTTTTAG
- a CDS encoding M2 family metallopeptidase: protein MVRFTVSTIALACATLGATPVSAQSKPTVAEADAYVAEAEKTLAADGVDAARMAWVSATYITDDTDALAAKSGAKSTDLAVKYALGAAKYASLPGLSYDTKRKLNLLRGGLTLPAPTRPGASEELSTLTTRMSSSYGKGKGTLDGKPINGSDIEAAMGETRDPAKLKEMWVSWNDNVGAPMRGDYAKMTAISNEGAKELGYKDVGALWRSGYDMDPAAFAALTDKIWLEVEPLYKALHTYARWKLNEKYGDAVQSKSGPIRSDLLGNMWAQEWGNIYDIVAPAGSGNVGYDVGDLLKAKGYQPVKMVKQGEAFYSSLGFPALPGTFWERSQITKPADREVICHASAWDVDNVDDLRIKMCTKVNADDFVTIHHELGHNYYQRAYNKQPFLYKNGANDGFHEAIGDTVALSITPDYLVKIGLLDQAKVPTPDKDIGLLLRQAMDKVAFLPFGLMVDKWRWGVFSGEIPTTGYQAGWDKLRLQYQGIVPPVARDETKFDAGAKYHIPAAVPYTRYFLARVLQFQFYKAACDQSGWKGPLHRCSFFDDKAVGTKLNAMLSMGQSKPWPDALQTFTGSREMSGKALVQYFAPLKAWLDVQNKGKPQGW from the coding sequence ATGGTTCGCTTCACCGTTTCGACGATCGCGCTCGCCTGCGCGACGCTCGGCGCCACGCCCGTGTCCGCGCAGTCCAAGCCGACCGTCGCCGAAGCCGACGCCTATGTCGCCGAGGCCGAGAAGACGCTCGCCGCCGACGGCGTGGATGCAGCGCGGATGGCTTGGGTCAGCGCGACCTACATCACCGACGACACCGATGCGCTCGCCGCCAAGTCGGGGGCGAAGTCGACCGACCTCGCGGTGAAGTACGCGCTCGGCGCGGCGAAATATGCGAGCCTGCCCGGGCTGTCCTACGACACCAAGCGCAAGCTGAACCTGCTGCGCGGCGGCCTCACGCTGCCAGCCCCGACGCGGCCCGGCGCATCGGAGGAGCTCTCGACGCTGACGACGCGGATGTCGTCCTCCTACGGCAAGGGCAAGGGTACGCTCGACGGCAAGCCGATCAACGGGTCGGACATCGAGGCGGCGATGGGCGAGACGCGCGATCCCGCCAAGCTGAAGGAGATGTGGGTCAGCTGGAACGACAATGTCGGCGCGCCGATGCGCGGCGACTATGCCAAGATGACCGCGATCTCGAACGAAGGCGCGAAGGAACTCGGCTACAAGGACGTCGGCGCGCTGTGGCGCTCGGGGTACGACATGGATCCCGCCGCGTTCGCCGCGCTCACGGACAAGATCTGGCTGGAGGTCGAGCCGCTCTACAAGGCGCTGCACACCTATGCGCGCTGGAAGCTCAACGAGAAGTACGGCGACGCGGTCCAGTCCAAGTCGGGGCCGATCCGCAGCGACCTGCTCGGCAACATGTGGGCGCAGGAATGGGGCAATATCTACGACATCGTCGCGCCCGCGGGGTCGGGCAATGTCGGCTATGACGTCGGCGACCTGCTGAAGGCCAAGGGCTATCAGCCGGTGAAGATGGTGAAGCAGGGCGAGGCCTTCTATTCGTCGCTCGGCTTCCCGGCGCTGCCCGGCACCTTCTGGGAGCGTTCGCAGATCACCAAGCCCGCCGACCGCGAGGTCATCTGCCATGCGTCCGCCTGGGACGTCGACAATGTCGACGACCTGCGGATCAAGATGTGTACCAAGGTCAACGCGGACGATTTCGTGACGATCCACCACGAGCTCGGCCACAATTACTATCAGCGCGCCTATAACAAGCAGCCCTTCCTCTACAAGAACGGCGCGAACGACGGCTTCCACGAGGCGATCGGCGATACCGTCGCGCTGTCGATCACGCCCGATTACCTGGTGAAGATCGGGCTGCTCGACCAGGCGAAGGTGCCGACTCCGGACAAGGACATCGGGCTGCTGCTGCGCCAGGCGATGGACAAGGTCGCGTTCCTGCCGTTCGGGCTGATGGTCGACAAATGGCGCTGGGGCGTGTTCTCGGGCGAGATCCCGACGACCGGCTATCAGGCCGGCTGGGACAAGCTGCGGCTGCAGTATCAGGGCATCGTGCCGCCGGTCGCGCGCGACGAGACCAAGTTCGACGCGGGCGCGAAATATCACATCCCGGCAGCGGTACCGTACACGCGCTACTTCCTCGCGCGGGTGCTGCAGTTCCAGTTCTACAAGGCGGCGTGCGACCAGTCGGGGTGGAAGGGGCCGCTGCATCGCTGCTCGTTCTTCGACGACAAGGCGGTCGGGACCAAGCTCAACGCGATGCTGAGCATGGGCCAGTCCAAGCCCTGGCCCGACGCGCTGCAGACCTTCACGGGCAGCCGCGAGATGTCGGGCAAGGCGCTGGTCCAGTATTTCGCGCCGCTGAAGGCGTGGCTCGACGTCCAAAACAAAGGGAAACCGCAAGGATGGTGA
- a CDS encoding alpha/beta fold hydrolase yields MTEEGSGSLTDYSTDYFDSFDGTRIAWHEIGEGRPVVLIHGYLSDAKTNWIKYGHAAKVAAKGFRVIMPDLRAHGDSAKPHDAAAYPKDALTRDGHALIAHLGLTEYDLGGYSLGARTTSRMLATGATPRRVIFSGMGLEGLTDTDRRSGHFRGILTKLGQHVRGTPEWLVEAFLKTTGGDPVALLGILDTFADTPLEAVKAIAQPTLVVCGAEDFDNGSAKELADALPDARYVETPGGHMSAVVKPELGQAIADFLAA; encoded by the coding sequence ATGACGGAAGAAGGATCAGGATCGTTGACGGACTATTCGACCGACTATTTCGACAGCTTCGACGGCACCCGGATCGCCTGGCACGAGATCGGCGAGGGGCGGCCGGTGGTGCTTATCCACGGCTATCTGTCCGACGCGAAGACCAACTGGATCAAATACGGCCATGCGGCGAAGGTCGCGGCGAAGGGGTTCCGGGTGATCATGCCCGATCTGCGCGCGCACGGCGACAGCGCCAAGCCGCACGACGCGGCCGCGTACCCGAAGGACGCGCTGACCCGCGACGGTCACGCCCTGATCGCGCATCTCGGGCTGACCGAGTACGACCTCGGCGGCTATTCGCTCGGCGCGCGGACGACGTCGCGGATGCTGGCGACGGGCGCAACACCGCGGCGGGTGATCTTCTCGGGCATGGGGCTGGAGGGGCTGACCGACACCGACCGGCGCAGCGGGCATTTCCGCGGCATCCTGACCAAGCTCGGCCAGCATGTCCGCGGCACGCCCGAATGGCTGGTCGAGGCGTTCCTGAAGACCACCGGTGGCGATCCGGTCGCGTTGCTCGGGATCCTCGACACCTTCGCCGATACGCCGCTCGAGGCCGTCAAGGCGATCGCGCAGCCGACCCTGGTCGTGTGCGGCGCGGAGGATTTCGACAATGGCTCGGCAAAGGAGCTGGCCGACGCCCTGCCCGACGCGCGCTATGTCGAGACGCCGGGCGGGCATATGAGCGCGGTCGTGAAGCCCGAACTGGGGCAGGCGATCGCCGATTTTCTGGCGGCTTGA